DNA sequence from the Amycolatopsis sp. Hca4 genome:
CGACCACCACGCGTGGGCCACCCCGAGCCTGGAGGACAGGCCGGCCGCGCCGCGGGAACCGCTGCTGGCGGCCACGCTGGCGCAGGAAGACCACGTCGAGGACGCCGGCGGCCTCGATCCGACGGACCGCGTGACGTGCCGGACGCACCGCCGCTGGCTGCACGACTGCGTGGCGTCACCGGTGCACACGAACCCGGCGATCGGGTACCGGTGGTGCCGCCGTTGCGACCACCAGGCCCTGGTCGCGGTGGACGAGCTGGTCGGTGCGGTGAACATCCGCTGCGAGCTGTGCGGGTCGGTCCCGCACAGCCGCGCCAACCAGGAGCTGGTCGAACTGTGCCGTCGCAGCCTGGCGCTGGCCCGCTCGGGGCGGTTCCCGGAGGCCGCCGTCGCCTGACCGTCGTGATCGCGTGACTGCCATGATGCGGGGGTGCCTTCGCCAGGAACCACCGCGCTCGTGATCCTCCTGCCCGCTGCCGAGCCGGTGCTGGCTGCGGCGCGGCGGGTCGATGCTTCCCTCGTCCGTCCCGGCTTGCCCGCCCACGTGACGGCGTTGTACCCGTTCCTGCCGGACGCGTCGCTGACCGGCCCGGTCCTGGCGGAGGTGCGCTCGCTGGCGGCCGGGATCGCGCCGGTGGACGTGCGGTTGGCGGAGCTGGTGGTGGCGCCGGGTTTCGTGGCCTTGGCGGCGCCGGAGCTGCAGGCGGTGGCCGATGCGGTCTGCGGCCGGTGGCCGGAGGTGCTGCCGTACGGCGGCCGGTTCGGGCCGCGACCGGCTGCGCACCTGACCGTCGCGATGGGCGGTTCGGCGGAAACGCTCGAGCGGGTCGCCGTCGAAGTGCGGCTGTTGCTGCCGATCGAAGCCCGCGCCGAAGCCCTGCAGCTGGTGGCGCTGACGGAGCGCGGCTGGGAACCGCGGCTGGAGGCACCGTTCGGCGGGTGACGCACGCGCTTCGCGGCCAAGCCTTCGCGCCCGGGTCACCGCTCGGTGTCGGCCGGCGTGGCTCCTTCCAGGTTGCGGTACTCGCGGGCGATCGCACGCAGCCGGGCCACGTCCGCGGCGAACGGTTCCGCGGTGGCGGTGGGCGGCTCGATCTCGGATGGCTCGTCCGGGAGGTCGCGCACCAGCCTCGCCGCCGTCGCCGGCGGCACTTCCGGGGTCACCCCGGCCAGGATCAGGCCGTCGTTGGTTTCGCTCATCGCCGTCAGCAGGCGCTCGCGGCGGGACGACCCCGCCGGGTCGATGCGGGTGATCTCCGGGAACCGCCGCGTCAGGTGGGCACGCAGCGGGCGGAGCAGGCGCAGTGTCCGGGCGTCGCGGCGGGCCGCCGCCAGTCCCGGGATCGACGGGATCGTCAGGCCCAGCACGATCAGCAGCACCGACACCGCCGGGAACCCGACGTCGAGCGCGCACGGCAGCGTCGAGAACGGCCCGCGGCACAACGCCTTCACCGGGTGCTCGGCCTGCAGGGCGTGGATCGTCGCGACCACCTTCCCGGCCAGGTACGCGATCGCGAACGCCGACGCGAGCAGCAGCAGCGCGAGCCCCGCCCGCAGCGCTCCCCCGCTCGCCCGGATCGTCACCGCCGCCACGAAACCGATGTCGAGCACCGCCAGGCCCAGGTAGACGGTGTAGGTGAAGACGTAGACGACCAGCGTCGGGTGCGTGCGGTACAGCTCGTCGAACAGGCCGATGCCGCGCGGGAGGTCCGAGGTGCTGAAGAAGGTCACCACCAGGATGGTCAGCGCGACGCCGAGCGCGACCAGCCGGGTGCGGCGGCCGCGGTCGCGGGTGCCGCTGATCTCGGCGACCGTCAGGCCGATGCCGTAGGCCGCCACCATCGTCGCCAGGTTCGACAACAGCCGGCCCAGGCTCGGGTAGAGCTCGCTCTCGAACTGCTGCGCCCGGTTGGACAGGAAGCAGAACGCCGCGCCCAGCGCGATGAGCGAGACGGCAAGGCCCGCGCCCGCCCCGGTGCGGCGGGCGCGGTTCGCTCGCCAGATTCCGGCGAACAGCGCGAAGAGCCCGACCCCGACGAAAAGTATGTCGATCACGGGAGGCGACTATCCCAGGAGTGCCGCCAGCCGCCTAGCCTGGTCCGCCGCTCGGCCGGACGCACCCGGCTGAACGGCGGGTGGCTCGCTCGTCGCGGCGCTCATCAGCAACACGGCGATCAGCTCGGCCTCGTACTCGTCGGTCCCGGTCGTGACGCGGGTGAGCAGGTGCGACAACGCCCGCGGCGCGAGGTCCGGCGCGAGCTCGGCGGCCTCGGCCTCCGACATCAGGCACGTCCCGGTGTGCGCGCACAGCATGTGGGCCAGCTCGTGGGCGATGATGTGGTCCTGGTGCAGCGCCGACGTGTGCTCGGTGTAGGCGATCAGGTCGTAGTCCGGCCGGGCCTGCCACGCGCCGGACGGCTGACCGGGCCGGTACGCGATCGGGACGAGGTCGATCTCACGGCCGCGCCACGCTTCGAGGCCGTCGACCCAGGCGTTCATCGACCACGGCCGCGGCAACGGGACGGCGGCGAGCACCGTCCGCACGCGCTCGCGCGCCCGGTCTCGGAGGGCGGGCAGGCCGGGCTCGTCGATGGGTCCTCCCAGGTCACCGGGCGCCAGCCGGGTGCACCGGGGCGCGAACACGGACGAGGTCATCGTAGCGGAGCCGCCCGCCGTCACTCGGGCTTCCGCCGCCGTCCGGTGCGCTGCCGGGTTTCGTCGTAGCTGCTGAGCTGGTCCAGCAGGGCCGTGACGGTTTCGCGATCACGCGGCGAGAGCCGCATGGCTCGCTGCGCCAGGTTCCGCGCCTCGCTGTCCCGCCAGGCGAGGACGTCTTCGACCTGCTGATCGACCTGGCCGGCGACCTCGTCGTCGAAGAAGTACGTCACCGGCACGCCGAAGAACTGGGCGAGCGCCTGGATGTGCGAGCGCTTCGGGTCCTTGCGCGCGCCGACGGCGAGCTGCTGGACGTGCGTGGCCGACATCGTGACGCCGGTCTGCTCGGCGACGCCGTGCGCGATCTCCCGGTAGGAGTACGGCTTGCGGTCCGGCGGGTGCACGGTCGCGATCAGGTGCGCCAGCCGTTCGGCGAAACTGCGCTCTTCGCTCACCACACACCACCTGCAGACATGAAACGTGACACCGGACAGCGTAGCTGTTCCGAAAACTTGACACACCCTGTGCCGGAAAGACTACGATACTCCCAACCGGTGTTTCGGAAACTTGACACCGGCCCGGGGTGGCGCAGCGACCCGCGGGTTGTCTCACGTGGCCGCTGGGGGTGGCCACGCGCCCGACCCGCCCGCCGCGCCGCCCCTTCTTCGTCCGCCGTTCGAGCTGCTCGTGGCCCGGGTCGGCACGCCCGGCTCGACCGACACTGCGGCACCCGGCGAAACGATCCGCCCGCCGCCGGAGGGTGCCGGTGCGCGACGGTTCCGCCCGGGAGGCGGGGCCGGGCGACGAAGAGCAGTTCGCGCATCCGGCAGGCGGAGCGGCGACCAGCCGGTGCGGTCGTCCGCCTGGCGAGCCCGCCCACCTCGACCTCCGGGGCGGCGGCCTCGCCGCCGCCGAAGAGCGCGCGGCCCCATCGGCACGCCGGGACCACTCCGGTAGTCGCTCGCGGCTCCGACCCCCGGCACGCCACGCCGCTCTTGGCCCCGCGTTCGTGCCCGATCGCGAACCAAGACCTGGTCTCGAAACTCGGTGTGTCGCGAGGTGAACCCCCGGCCCGCCCCTGGCTCCGCATCGCCGCCGGTGGGCCCGGCCGACGGACCGCGAGGTCGGTCAGAGAGACTGGGGGCCCGTGCCCGCCCTCTCGACCTGGAGCTTTTGATGCCGCAAGGAACCGTCCGCTGGTTCGACGCCGAACGGGGTTTCGGCTTCCTCGCGCCCGAGGACGGCTCGCCGGACGTGTTCGTGCACGCCTCCGAGATCGTCGGGGACGGCGGCGGGAAAGTGCTCCGCGAGGGCCAGGCTGTCGTGTTCGAGGTCGGCGAGAACGACCGCGGCCCCCAGGCGCTGCGCGTTCGCGTGACCGCCGATGCGGCCACCGGCAGCGCCGTGGGCCTGCTCGGCACCATCAACTGGTACGAGCCGGGCAAGGGGTACGGCTTCGCGTCGCCGGACGGCGGCGGCGCCGACATCTTCGTGCACAGCTCCGCCATCGTGACCGGCGGCGTGGTCACCGAGGGGCAGCGGGTGGCCTTCCTGATCGTCGAAGGCGAGCGCGGCCCGCAAGCCGGGCACGTGATCCCGCTGGGACCAGGGGCCGGCTCACCCGCTGCGGCCGGTATCGCGGACGGTGCCGACGGCA
Encoded proteins:
- a CDS encoding XRE family transcriptional regulator, with the translated sequence MSEERSFAERLAHLIATVHPPDRKPYSYREIAHGVAEQTGVTMSATHVQQLAVGARKDPKRSHIQALAQFFGVPVTYFFDDEVAGQVDQQVEDVLAWRDSEARNLAQRAMRLSPRDRETVTALLDQLSSYDETRQRTGRRRKPE
- a CDS encoding 2'-5' RNA ligase family protein — encoded protein: MPSPGTTALVILLPAAEPVLAAARRVDASLVRPGLPAHVTALYPFLPDASLTGPVLAEVRSLAAGIAPVDVRLAELVVAPGFVALAAPELQAVADAVCGRWPEVLPYGGRFGPRPAAHLTVAMGGSAETLERVAVEVRLLLPIEARAEALQLVALTERGWEPRLEAPFGG